From Anaerotignum faecicola:
CTGGAACAGAAAGAACTCCTTCAGGAGCTGGTCGATGATGTGAACAGTTCAGAGAGCAGTTCGGGAATTCAGGTCTATATCGGCGAGGAAGCGCCGGTGCAGACGATGAGGGACTGCAGCATCGTGACAGCGAATTACGAGCTGGGCG
This genomic window contains:
- a CDS encoding HrcA family transcriptional regulator, whose amino-acid sequence is LEQKELLQELVDDVNSSESSSGIQVYIGEEAPVQTMRDCSIVTANYELGEGLRGTIGIIGPKRMDYEKVLNTLRNLMTQLDSILKKDER